A genomic segment from Sesamum indicum cultivar Zhongzhi No. 13 unplaced genomic scaffold, S_indicum_v1.0 scaffold00124, whole genome shotgun sequence encodes:
- the LOC105179146 gene encoding uncharacterized protein LOC105179146, translating to MGAGQAMKRIPRIKFPQRHLNFSGTTRQIEEMSARADVHKNDDLVREFFSRSASSMSVGGKASDQPKRTPVSQEEIEAIMLGGCI from the exons ATGGGGGCAGGTCAGGCGATGAAGAGAATCCCACGCATCAAATTTCCTCAAAGGCATCTCAACTTCTCTG GTACAACACGCCAGATCGAAGAAATGTCTGCAAGGGCTGACGTTCACAAGAATGACGATCTTGTTCGAGAGTTTTTCTCAAGGTCTGCATCCAGTATGTCAGTGGGAGGGAAGGCTTCTGATCAGCCCAAAAGAACTCCAGTGTCTCAAGAGGAGATTGAAGCTATCATG TTGGGTGGCTGTATCTGA
- the LOC105179147 gene encoding NAD(P)H-quinone oxidoreductase subunit S, chloroplastic: MAASFHLQSLQGPILHKSQFLGQTNFTQKSSLTIPKPPCKNSPTAKFNLYEILGGRGLCNGEEGLQQELKKNVSKESSPPEAETPPPAPEEKPAVLETSEDAFEKELLGLTGGFPGGEKGLKKFIEQNPPPKKGGTSASLGFDQSLVKKPKPPELPLLLPGMIAIVKNPSNPFYMYCGIVQRITDGKAGVLFEGGNWDRLITFRLEELERREKGPPMVNPRSVILEEMVEKSS, encoded by the coding sequence ATGGCTGCTTCTTTTCATCTCCAAAGCCTTCAAGGCCCAATCTTGCACAAATCACAGTTTCTTGGCCAAACAAATTTCACTCAGAAATCCAGCCTTACAATCCCCAAACCACCATGCAAGAATTCACCCACAGCCAAATTCAACCTTTATGAGATTCTGGGCGGCAGAGGTCTTTGCAACGGAGAAGAGGGTCTTCAACAAGAACTCAAGAAAAATGTCTCAAAAGAGTCATCACCACCTGAGGCTGAAACACCACCACCAGCACCTGAAGAAAAACCAGCAGTTCTTGAAACATCAGAAGATGCATTTGAAAAGGAGTTGCTGGGGTTGACAGGAGGCTTTCCAGGTGGTGAAAAGGGGCTCAAGAAGTTCATTGAACAAAACCCACCTCCCAAGAAGGGGGGGACTTCAGCCAGTCTTGGGTTTGATCAGAGCCTGGTGAAGAAGCCCAAACCACCGGAATTGCCACTGCTTTTGCCTGGTATGATTGCTATTGTCAAGAATCCCAGCAATCCATTCTACATGTACTGTGGGATTGTGCAGAGAATTACTGATGGGAAGGCTGGGGTGCTGTTTGAAGGTGGGAATTGGGATAGGTTGATCACCTTCAGGCTGGAAGAGCTTGAGCGCCGTGAAAAGGGACCGCCGATGGTTAATCCCAGGTCGGTGATTCTTGAAGAAATGGTGGAGAAGAGTTCATGA
- the LOC105179148 gene encoding ankyrin repeat domain-containing protein 11-like — translation MPRSSRHKSHKQSKHSSKDYSDSDEDVIKMKEKGSKDENSVRVHKDSASGEKRKIASQVRESKDSKDLSGNGDVLEAYVSSKRRKEKTDVGGDRWNGGGDDRGDSDRNMEREMHKGESLKVDTKSKENSNKGENMRIESKNKSKRHDSGIAGERKEDSLASVLVDKDDGKSKDEMKRKSERDSSARREGKESKDKDRRLDKEKNVGPESKSGDADDVVKKQGTLWRDFSEERQGKRSRENTERTSQDESQNPELEKEIEKRIRKKREGSSEKEKHYDDFKEGDERRLSSRGDRAKDVKYRDDKHKDGGYVDKYHEDSHKDDRRRDEKYREDADKDNKHHNDKYREGGEKDARRRDDRYRENGDRDTRRKDEKHRDDGERDGRRKDDKYREGVERESRRDEKYHEDGDRDNRCKDSRYAEDGDRDIRRSDERYCEDGDRDDRCKDNIYRDEEGRDNRHKEEKFHEDIERDIRHKDSKQGDGFDRDKRPRDTKHRDERASRDRSGDKSDPKRSRDDAYATDRHARKSSAYDDSPTHDDRAARYRDDQDRRRTNEKDDYGDIRSRGTKDQRSDADKKSARVDHASDRVRSSSRNSELEHTSSHSRRRSSPSSSSHAPRDNYRALNQDESKYRDYNYEERVRHNITSARDYAGGVGGLEKTSSSRSLEKHGQKDDGHLRSSPLQLVDKSPSSNTDRRQFGRPDVRRSIDVEESTQRSGGSQDWRGYSGKEGKGSRELGMDVLPGEELLQADVDTLSVSSPFMRNNHFSSSSRSFPPAPPFRTGVDSPLLGSAEEDSRGKSNIRHRRIGDPNMGRIQANAWRGVPNWPSPMANGFLPFPHAPPPVGFHSVMQPFPAPPMFGVRPSMELNLPAPYHIPDADRFSGPGRPMGWHNQVDDSCPPLHGWDANNAVYGEESHIYGRSDWDQSRNMPRGRGWETSTDLFKGSNRSASMEMISSEKENNSTRSGDEALAAQSIQPAQSEQTLADQQADSSDINQSIKSFGKNDIEVPLINQEDTSDVAKMSGKDDVPLCHVYLSKLDVSADLTDPELFNKCTSLIDLDPSILSDGDDSSILRMEGTEAKMVPHRSYALFVSTDDSIFQKSISLYKMQKENFWAEYGEKRKVLSKLVLNTDRGDQNAEDNKTEKRCPTDDMQGVEDALPNFGTEADHKNSLQQVGLGGESLKQEVGPPVGDTIETSKQPVSASDPVNMEETFEFDQELVEPDVKEKPLCVASVEGSDSPLPSEVKVAQMESGSNNDELKFVDTRCGALVNSDDVSSEACEAMMPESIVSGSLNLSRIHHSPESTH, via the exons ATGCCCCGGAGTTCGAGGCACAAATCGCATAAACAGAGCAAACACAGTTCAAAGGATTACTCCGACTCTGATGAGGATGTAATAAAGATGAAGGAGAAAGGTAGTAAAGACGAAAACTCTGTTAGGGTTCATAAGGATTCGGCATCTGGTGAAAAGCGCAAAATTGCATCCCAGGTGAGAGAAAGCAAGGACAGTAAAGATCTGAGTGGGAATGGCGATGTATTGGAGGCATATGTTTCATCCAAACGGCGAAAAGAGAAAACTGATGTTGGTGGTGATAGGTGGAATGGGGGTGGAGATGACAGAGGGGACAGCGATAGGAACATGGAAAGGGAAATGCATAAAGGGGAGAGCTTGAAAGTTGACACCAAATCGAAGGAAAATAGCAATAAAGGTGAAAACATGAGAATTGAGTCAAAGAATAAGAGTAAACGGCACGACAGTGGAATTGCTGGTGAGAGAAAAGAGGACAGTTTAGCATCTGTATTGGTGGACAAAGATGATGGTAAGAGTAAAGATGAGATGAAGCGGAAGTCTGAGAGGGATTCTTCTGCACGTAGAGAAGGGAAGGAGTCGAAAGACAAGGACCGCAGATTGGACAAGGAGAAGAATGTGGGTCCGGAGAGTAAGAGTGGTGATGCTGACGATGTTGTGAAGAAGCAAGGGACCCTATGGAGGGATTTTAGTGAGGAGAGACAGGGTAAGCGGTCGCGAGAAAATACTG AGCGTACTTCACAGGACGAGTCGCAAAATcctgagttggagaaggagaTTGAGAAAAGGATACGCAAAAAAAGAGAAGGTTctagtgaaaaagaaaaacattatgATGATTTTAAAGAAGGTGATGAGAGACGGTTGTCCTCAAGAGGTGATCGTGCCAAAGATGTGAAATACAGAGATGATAAGCATAAGGATGGTGGCTATGTGGATAAATATCATGAAGATAGTCATAAGGATGACAGGCGGAGGGATGAGAAGTACCGGGAAGATGCTGACAAGGATAATAAACATCATAATGATAAATATCGAGAAGGTGGTGAGAAAGATGCCAGACGTAGAGATGACAGATATCGGGAAAATGGTGATAGAGACACTAGACGAAAGGATGAGAAACATCGTGACGATGGAGAACGAGATGGCAGGCGGAAGGATGACAAGTACCGGGAAGGTGTTGAAAGAGAAAGCCGACGAGATGAGAAGTACCATGAAGATGGTGATAGGGATAACAGATGTAAGGATAGCAGATATGCTGAAGATGGAGACAGAGATATTAGACGTAGTGATGAAAGGTATTGTGAGGATGGAGACAGAGATGATAGGTGCAAGGACAATATTTATAGAGATGAAGAGGGTAGAGACAATAGGCACAAGGAAGAAAAGTTTCATGAAGATATTGAAAGAGACATTAGGCATAAGGATAGTAAGCAAGGGGATGGATTTGATAGAGATAAGAGACCCAGAGACACTAAGCATAGGGATGAACGAGCCTCAAGAGACCGTTCTGGTGATAAGTCTGATCCTAAGCGCTCTAGGGATGATGCTTATGCTACTGATCGTCATGCTAGAAAATCAAGTGCTTATGATGATAGTCCAACCCATGACGATCGAGCAGCCAGGTATCGAGATGATCAAGATAGGAGAAGAACTAATGAAAAAGATGATTATGGTGATATTAGATCTCGAGGTACAAAGGATCAAAGATCTGATGCTGACAAGAAAAGTGCAAGAGTAGACCATGCTTCTGATAGAGTACGGTCTTCTTCTAGAAATTCTGAATTAGAGCATACTTCTAGCCACAGCAGAAGGCGGAGTTCGCCCAGCTCAAGTTCTCATGCTCCAAGGGATAACTATAG GGCCCTGAACCAAGACGAGTCGAAGTATAgagattataattatgaagagAGAGTGCGACACAACATAACTTCAGCTAGAGATTATGCTGGTGGTGTTGGAGGATTGGAGAAGACTTCTTCATCTCGGTCATTGGAGAAACATGGTCAAAAGGACGATGGTCATTTGAGGTCATCGCCTTTGCAGCTAGTGGATAAATCTCCATCATCAAACACTGATAGGAGACAGTTTGGTAGGCCTGATGTAAGACGGAGTATTGATGTCGAAGAATCAACACAGAGGAGTGGTGGTTCCCAAGATTGGAGGGGGTATTCTGGCAAGGAAGGTAAGGGTAGCCGGGAGTTGGGCATGGATGTACTGCCTGGAGAAGAGCTTCTACAAGCTGATGTGGATACCTTATCGGTGTCTTCACCTTTTATGAGAAACAACCATTTCTCTAGCAGTTCAAGGTCATTTCCACCTGCTCCCCCCTTCAGAACTGGTGTGGATAGCCCTTTACTGGGCTCAGCTGAAGAGGATAGCAGGGGTAAGTCGAACATCCGCCATAGGAGGATTGGTGATCCTAACATGGGAAGGATTCAAGCAAATGCTTGGAGAGGCGTCCCAAACTGGCCTTCTCCTATGGCAAATGGTTTCTTGCCTTTCCCACATGCTCCACCTCCTGTGGGTTTTCATTCAGTTATGCAGCCATTTCCTGCTCCACCAATGTTTGGAGTCAGACCATCGATGGAGTTAAACCTTCCTGCCCCTTACCATATTCCGGATGCTGACAGGTTTTCTGGCCCTGGCCGCCCAATGGGATGGCATAATCAGGTGGATGATTCATGTCCTCCATTACATGGATGGGATGCAAATAATGCTGTCTATGGTGAGGAATCTCATATTTATGGGAGGTCGGATTGGGACCAATCTAGGAACATGCCTCGTGGTAGAGGCTGGGAGACAAGTACAGATTTGTTTAAAGGGTCAAACAGGAGTGCAAGCATGGAGATGATATCTTCTGAGAAAGAGAACAACTCCACTCGAAGTGGAGATGAAGCTTTGGCCGCTCAGTCCATCCAGCCAGCTCAAAGTGAGCAAACTCTAGCTGATCAGCAGGCAGACAGCTCTGACATTAATCAGTCGATAAAAAGCTTTGGGAAGAATGACATTGAGGTTCCCCTTATTAATCAGGAGGATACTAGTGACGTAGCTAAAATGTCTGGGAAGGATGATGTACCCCTCTGCCATGTTTACCTTTCCAAACTGGACGTTTCTGCTGATCTTACTGACcctgaattatttaataagtgcACAAGCTTGATTGATCTGGATCCGAGCATATTGTCTGATGGTGATGATTCTAGCATTCTACGTATGGAG GGTACAGAAGCTAAGATGGTACCTCATAGGAGTTATGCTCTTTTTGTGTCTACTGATGATTCTATTTTCCAG AAATCAATCTCTCTCTATAAGATGCAGAAAGAAAACTTTTGGGCTGAATATGGTGAGAAACGCAAAGTATTGAGTAAGCTGGTTCTGAATACTGATCGGGGGGATCAGAACGCAGAAGACAACAAAACTGAGAAGCGGTGCCCAACAGACGACATGCAGGGTGTAGAGGATGCTCTTCCAAACTTTGGAACTGAGGCAGATCATAAGAATAGTTTGCAGCAGGTAGGACTGGGTGGGGAATCCCTGAAACAGGAAGTGGGTCCACCAGTTGGCGACACAATTGAAACATCGAAACAGCCGGTTTCTGCCTCAGACCCTGTTAACATGGAGGAAACTTTTGAATTTGACCAGGAACTAGTGGAGCCAGATGTTAAGGAGAAGCCCTTATGTGTGGCGAGTGTTGAAGGGTCTGATTCTCCTTTACCATCAGAGGTGAAAGTTGCGCAAATGGAGTCTGGTAGTAACAATGATGAACTGAAATTTGTAGATACTAGGTGCGGTGCATTGGTTAATTCTGATGATGTGTCCTCAGAGGCATGTGAGGCAATGATGCCAGAGTCAATCGTGTCTGGGTCACTAAATTTAAGTCGGATACACCATTCTCCTGAAAGTACACATTGa
- the LOC105179149 gene encoding filaggrin-like: MPRSSRHKSHKQSKHSSKDYTDSDEDVLQMKEKGGKDDNSVRVHRDSASGEKRKISSQVRESKDSKDLSGNGDVLEVYVSSKRRKEKTDVGGDRWNGGGDDRGYGDRNMEREMHKGESLKVDTKSKENSNKGENMRIESKNKSKRHESGVAGERKEDSLVSVLLNKEDGKSKGEAKRKSERDSSARREGKESKDKDRRLDKEKNVGPESKSGDAEDVVKKQGTQCGDFSEERQGKQLRENTERTSQDESHDPEWEKEIEKRIHKKREGSSEKEKHYDDFKEGDERRLSSRGDRAKDVKYRDDKHKDGGYLDKYHEDSHKDDRRRDEKYREDADKDNKHHNDKYREDGEKDARRRDARCRVNGDRDTRRKDEKHREDGERDGRRKDDKYREGVERECRRDDKYHEDGDRDNRRKDSRYAEDGDRDMRHGDEKYYEDGDRDDRRKDNIYRDEDDGDNRHKEEKFHDDIDRDIRHKDSKQGDGFDRDKRPRDTKHRDEQTSRDRSGDKSEPKRSRDDAYSADRHARKSGAYDDSPTHDDRTARYRDDQDRRRTNEKEDYGDIRSRGTKDQRSDAEKKSARVDLPTDRVWSSSRNAEIEHTSSHSRRRSSPSSSSHAPRDNYRALNQDEPKYRDYNYEERVRHNIISARDYAGGVGGLEKTSSSRSLEKHGQKDDGHLRSSPLQLVDKSPSSSTDRRQFGRPDVRRSTDVEESTERSGGSRDWRGYSGKEGKGGRELSMDVLPGEELLQADADTLSVSSPFMRKNHFSSSSKSFLPPPSFRTGVDSPLLGSAEEDGRGKSNIRHRRSGDPNMGRIQANAWRGVPNWPSPMANGFLPFPHAPPPVGFHSVMQPFPAPPLFGVRPSMELNHSAPYHIPDADRFSGPGRPMGWHNQVDDSCPPLHGWDASNAVYGEESHIYGRFDWDQSRNMPRGRGWETSSDMFKGPNRSTSMEMLSSEKENNSTRSGDEALATQSIQPAQSEQTLADQQADSTDISQLIKSFGKNDIEVPLISQEDTSDVAKISRKDDAPLCHVYFSKLDISADLTEPELFDKCTSLIDLDQSISSDGDDSSILCMEATEAKLVPHRLMSYALFVSTDDSIFQKSISLYKMQKRNLWAEDGEKLKVLSKQILNSDQGDQNAEDDKTEKLCPTDDMQGVEDALPNFETEADHRHSLQEVGLGVETLKQEVALPVGDTIEALKQPISTSDPVNMEETLEFDRGLVEPDVKEKPLCVGRVEGSDSPLPSEVKVAIMESGSNNDELKFVDARCSALVNSDDVSLEACEAMMPESIVSGSVNLSRIHHSPESTH, from the exons ATGCCCAGGAGTTCGAGGCACAAATCGCATAAACAGAGCAAACACAGTTCAAAGGATTACACCGACTCTGATGAGGATGTGTTACAGATGAAGGAGAAAGGTGGTAAAGACGACAACTCTGTTAGGGTTCATAGGGATTCGGCATCTGGTGAAAAGCGCAAAATTTCATCCCAGGTGCGAGAAAGCAAGGACAGTAAAGATCTGAGTGGGAATGGCGATGTATTGGAGGTGTATGTTTCATCCAAACGGCGAAAAGAGAAAACTGATGTTGGTGGTGATAGGTGGAATGGGGGTGGAGATGACAGAGGGTATGGCGATAGGAACATGGAAAGGGAAATGCATAAAGGGGAGAGTTTGAAAGTTGACACCAAATCGaaagaaaatagcaataaAGGTGAAAACATGAGAATTGAGTCGAAGAATAAGAGTAAACGGCACGAGAGTGGAGTTGCTGGTGAGAGAAAAGAGGACAGTTTAGTATCAGTATTGTTGAACAAAGAGGATGGTAAGAGTAAAGGGGAGGCGAAGCGGAAGTCTGAGAGGGATTCTTCTGCACGTAGAGAAGGGAAGGAGTCGAAGGACAAGGACCGCAGATTGGACAAGGAGAAGAATGTGGGTCCGGAGAGTAAGAGTGGTGATGCTGAGGATGTTGTGAAGAAGCAAGGGACCCAATGCGGGGATTTTAGTGAGGAGAGACAGGGTAAACAGTTGCGAGAAAATACTG AGCGTACTTCACAGGACGAGTCGCACGATCCTGAGTGGGAGAAGGAGATCGAGAAAAGGATacacaaaaaaagagaaggttctagtgaaaaagaaaaacattatgATGATTTTAAAGAAGGTGATGAGAGACGGTTGTCCTCAAGAGGTGATCGTGCCAAAGATGTGAAATACAGAGATGATAAGCATAAGGATGGTGgctatttggataaatatcaTGAAGATAGTCACAAGGACGATAGGCGTAGGGATGAGAAGTACCGGGAAGACGCTGACAAGGATAATAAACATCATAATGATAAATATCGAGAAGATGGTGAGAAAGATGCCAGACGTAGAGATGCCAGATGTCGGGTAAATGGTGATAGAGACACTAGACGAAAGGATGAGAAACATCGTGAAGATGGAGAACGAGATGGCAGGCGGAAGGATGACAAGTATCGGGAAGGAGTTGAAAGAGAATGCCGACGAGATGATAAGTACCATGAAGATGGTGATAGGGATAACAGACGTAAGGATAGCAGATATGCTGAAGATGGTGACAGAGATATGAGACATGGTGATGAAAAGTATTATGAGGATGGAGACAGAGATGACAGGCGCAAAGACAATATTTATAGAGATGAAGATGATGGAGACAATAGGCACAAGGAAGAAAAGTTTCATGATGACATTGATAGAGACATTAGGCATAAGGATAGTAAGCAAGGGGATGGATTCGATAGAGATAAGAGACCCAGAGACACCAAGCATAGGGATGAACAAACCTCAAGAGACCGTTCTGGCGATAAGTCTGAACCTAAGCGCTCTAGGGATGATGCTTATTCTGCTGATCGTCATGCTAGAAAATCAGGTGCTTATGATGATAGTCCAACCCATGATGATCGAACAGCCAGGTATCGAGATGATCAAGATAGGAGAAGAACGAATGAAAAAGAGGATTATGGTGATATTAGATCTCGAGGTACAAAGGATCAAAGATCTGATGCTGAAAAGAAAAGTGCAAGAGTGGACCTGCCTACTGATAGAGTATGGTCTTCTTCTAGAAATGCTGAGATAGAACATACTTCTAGCCACAGCAGAAGGCGGAGTTCGCCAAGCTCAAGTTCCCATGCTCCAAGGGATAACTATAG GGCCCTGAACCAAGATGAGCCGAAGTACAgagattataattatgaagagAGAGTGCGACACAACATAATTTCAGCTAGAGATTATGCTGGTGGTGTTGGAGGATTGGAGAAGACTTCTTCATCTCGGTCATTGGAGAAACATGGTCAAAAGGATGATGGTCATTTGAGGTCATCGCCTTTGCAGCTAGTGGATAAATCTCCATCATCGAGCACTGATAGGAGACAGTTTGGTAGGCCTGATGTAAGACGGAGTACTGATGTTGAAGAATCAACAGAGAGGAGTGGTGGTTCTCGAGATTGGAGGGGGTATTCTGGCAAGGAAGGTAAGGGTGGCCGGGAGTTGAGCATGGATGTACTGCCTGGAGAAGAGCTTCTACAAGCTGATGCAGATACCTTATCGGTTTCTTCACCTTTTATGAGAAAAAACCATTTCTCTAGCAGCTCTAAGTCATTTCTGCCTCCTCCCTCCTTCAGAACTGGTGTGGATAGCCCTTTACTAGGCTCAGCTGAAGAGGATGGCAGGGGTAAGTCGAACATCCGCCATAGGAGGAGTGGTGATCCTAATATGGGAAGGATTCAAGCAAATGCTTGGAGAGGCGTCCCGAACTGGCCTTCTCCTATGGCAAATGGTTTCTTGCCTTTCCCACATGCTCCACCTCCTGTGGGTTTTCATTCAGTTATGCAGCCATTTCCTGCTCCACCACTGTTTGGTGTCAGACCATCGATGGAGTTAAACCATTCTGCCCCTTACCATATTCCGGATGCTGACAGGTTTTCTGGCCCTGGCCGTCCAATGGGTTGGCATAATCAGGTGGATGATTCATGCCCTCCATTACATGGCTGGGATGCAAGTAATGCTGTCTATGGTGAGGAATCTCATATTTATGGGAGGTTCGATTGGGACCAATCTAGGAACATGCCTCGTGGTCGAGGCTGGGAGACAAGTTCAGATATGTTTAAAGGGCCAAACAGGAGTACAAGCATGGAGATGCTATCTTCTGAGAAAGAGAATAACTCCACTCGAAGTGGAGATGAAGCTTTGGCCACTCAGTCCATCCAGCCAGCTCAAAGTGAGCAAACTCTAGCTGATCAGCAGGCAGACAGCACTGACATTAGTCAGTTGATAAAAAGCTTTGGGAAGAATGACATTGAGGTTCCCCTTATTAGTCAGGAGGATACTAGTGATGTAGCTAAAATATCCAGGAAGGATGATGCACCCCTCTGCCATGTTTACTTTTCCAAACTGGATATTTCTGCTGACCTAACTGAACCTGAATTATTTGATAAGTGCACAAGCTTGATTGATCTCGATCAGAGCATATCGTCTGATGGTGATGATTCTAGCATTCTGTGTATGGAG GCTACAGAAGCTAAGCTGGTACCTCATAGGCTTATGAGTTATGCACTTTTTGTGTCTACTGATGATTCTATTTTCCAG AAATCAATATCCCTCTATAAGATGCAAAAACGAAACCTTTGGGCTGAAGATGGTGAGAAACTCAAAGTATTGAGTAAGCAGATTCTAAATTCTGATCAGGGGGATCAGAACGCAGAAGATGACAAAACTGAGAAGCTGTGCCCAACGGATGACATGCAGGGTGTAGAGGATGCTCTTCCAAACTTTGAAACTGAGGCAGATCATAGGCATAGTTTGCAGGAGGTAGGACTGGGCGTGGAAACCTTGAAACAGGAAGTTGCTCTACCAGTTGGCGACACGATTGAAGCATTGAAACAGCCAATTTCTACCTCAGACCCTGTTAACATGGAGGAAACTTTGGAATTTGACCGGGGACTAGTGGAGCCAGATGTTAAGGAGAAGCCCTTGTGCGTGGGGCGTGTTGAAGGATCTGATTCTCCTTTACCATCTGAGGTGAAAGTTGCGATAATGGAGTCTGGTAGTAACAATGATGAACTGAAATTTGTAGATGCTAGGTGCAGTGCATTGGTTAATTCTGATGATGTGTCCTTGGAGGCATGTGAGGCAATGATGCCAGAGTCAATCGTGTCTGGGTCGGTAAATTTAAGTCGGATACACCATTCTCCTGAAAGTACACATTGa
- the LOC105179150 gene encoding uncharacterized protein LOC105179150 — protein sequence MGDGPKGIQIFPDYFVASTSCSNSPPNHSHLQSQLRCNSHSWARRRLRTATSMLNLFSLKRLSWRLGANGQEKVVLSAVELESLRSEIAALEERESHYKAQLEHIDEILRSARLSGYLFLRTRWAALPGEPPPIDDTEVDDWLPRFVVLQGSCIYLYMLATDLSPQDSTLLSDVVEVGSLPCLTREDEETRYCFYILTRHGLRYECSSTSKIQVDSWLATLQIECKLSSDSENLNSPEKSQICRSARSFLSAASKQSSRSFSGGRAAAAAAAVSSRGRVSSLVSFGTSESGNAYRSWIYGALVLPTAAIMLQDQEAHAAEMERTFIAIKPDGVQRGLISEIVSRFERKGFKLVAIKIVIPSKDFAEKHYHDLKERPFFNGLCDFLSSGPVVAMVWEGEGVIKYGRKLIGATDPQKSEPGTIRGDLAVVVGRNIIHGSDGPETAKDEINLWFKPEELVSYTSNAEKWVYGVN from the exons ATGGGTGATGGTCCTAAAGGAATACAAATATTTCCTGATTATTTTGTAGCGTCAACTTCTTGTTCAAACTCTCCTCCAAACCACAGCCACCTTCAATCGCAG CTTAGGTGTAATAGCCATAGTTGGGCTCGAAGAAGATTAAGAACTGCCACATCCATGTTGAACTTATTCAGCCTAAAAAGACTATCTTGGAGATTAGGTGCAAATGGTCAGGAAAAG GTTGTACTAAGTGCCGTGGAGTTGGAATCTCTTCGTTCAGAAATAGCTGCTTTAGAAGAAAGGGAATCTCACTATAAAGCGCA GTTGGAGCATATTGATGAAATATTGAGATCTGCTCGTCTATCAGGCTATCTGTTCTTACGCACG AGATGGGCAGCATTACCAGGAGAACCTCCTCCAATTGATGATACTGAAGTTGATGATTGGCTTCCACGCTTTGTTGTCCTTCAAGGATCCTGTATCTATTTGTACATGTTAGCTACAG ATTTAAGTCCCCAGGACTCAACCCTTCTATCTGACGTTGTTGAAGTTGGTTCTCTCCCTTGCCTAACACGAGAAGACGAAGAAACTCgatattgtttttatatattaacacGTCATGGGTTGCGATATGAGTGCTCGAGCACATCTAAGATTCAG GTTGATTCTTGGTTGGCAACACTGCAGATTGAGTGCAAGTTGTCGTCGGATTCTGAAAATCTCAACAGTCCAGAGAA GTCTCAGATCTGCAGATCTGCGAGGTCTTTCCTTTCTGCTGCTTCGAAGCAGTCATCTCGTTCATTTTCCG GAGGGCGagctgcagcagcagcagctgcaGTTTCATCCCGAGGAAGAGTGTCATCTCTAGTTTCATTTGGTACATCTGAGTCGGGAAATGCCTATAGGAGTTGGATTTATGGTGCCCTTGTCCTTCCAACAGCAG CTATCATGCTTCAGGACCAAGAGGCACATGCTGCTGAG ATGGAGAGAACTTTTATTGCCATCAAGCCTGATGGAGTGCAAAGAGGACTG ATTTCAGAAATTGTTTCCCGGTTTGAACGAAAAGGTTTTAAGCTTGTGGCCATCAAGATTGTGATTCCTTCAAAGGACTTCGCCGAGAAGCATTATCACGATCTCAAGGAAAGACCTTTCTTTAATGGGTTGTGCGATTTCCTTAGCTCTGGACCAGTTGTTGCCATG GTTTGGGAAGGTGAAGGGGTGATCAAGTATGGCCGTAAACTCATTGGAGCCACTGATCCTCAGAAATCTGAACCTGGAACTATCAGGGGAGATTTAGCTGTTGTTGTCGGGAG aaatATCATTCATGGTAGCGACGGACCTGAGACTGCCAAGGATGAAATCAACCTATGGTTTAAACCTGAGGAGTTGGTTAGTTACACGAGCAATGCTGAGAAGTGGGTCTATGGTGTCAACTGA
- the LOC105179151 gene encoding uncharacterized protein LOC105179151 → MAAKPLTTEAIALTEKKMDMTLDDIIKMSKTNATKPKNQRVSNRGQKFVNNAAQDKFSKARRFMDTRSSLRQGALARRRSNFQGNQFPLAAEAARKAAVAPIRNRAFNRSRPFKVNKPRAGSSTVQKVAANGGGFAVKKQPQQANAAAPKQKPQTLDSLFANMKEQRMRVLSQQTNGTRRNGGGQPRVPWARNRVPN, encoded by the exons ATGGCAGCTAAACCTCTGACTACTGAAGCAATTGCTCTCACTGAGAAGAAAATGGACATGACATTAG ATGACATCATTAAAATGTCAAAGACTAATGCCACCAAGCCTAAGAACCAACGCGTCTCA AATCGGGGTCAGAAATTTGTTAACAATGCTGCTCaagataaattttcaaaagccCGAAGGTTTATGGATACAAGATCATCTCTTAGACAG GGAGCTCTTGCTCGAAGGAGGTCAAATTTTCAGGGAAATCAGTTCCCTCTGGCAGCCGAGGCTGCTCGTAAGGCTGCTGTTGCTCCAATTCGCAACAGAGCTTTTAACCGAAGCAGGCCATTCAAAGTGAATAAACCAAG GGCTGGGTCGTCAACTGTGCAaaaggttgctgcaaatggaGGTGGATTTGCTGTTAAG AAACAACCGCAACAAGCCAATGCAGCAGCACCCAAGCAGAAGCCTCAAACCTTGGACTCACTTTTTGCCAACATGAAGGAGCAGAGAATGAGGGTGTTGTCTCAACAGACCAATGGAACAAGAAGAAATGGAGGTGGCCAGCCTAGAGTGCCATGGGCAAGAAATCGCGTTCCCAACTGA